A genomic region of Balaenoptera acutorostrata chromosome 4, mBalAcu1.1, whole genome shotgun sequence contains the following coding sequences:
- the LOC103004916 gene encoding nucleolar protein 56-like, translating to MNEAMVQAEKAAAEITRHLEKQEKKRLQKEKKRRAAIALPSSENSSSTPEECEETSERPKKKKKQKPQEAPQENGMEDPSVSSKPKKKKSFSKEELVSSDLEARAGSGSPTKRKKSFPKEEPDSDPEESGNKRVPKKKRKFSSKEEPLSSGPEEAAPSKSSSSKKKKKLQKLSQEN from the coding sequence ATGAATGAGGCAATGGTTCAGGCAGAGAAAGCGGCTGCTGAGATTACTAGGCATCTGGAGAAACAGGAGAAGAAACGCttgcagaaggaaaagaaaaggcggGCTGCGATTGCCCTGCCGTCTTCAGAAAACAGCAGTAGTACCCCGGAGGAATGTGAGGAGACAAGTGAAAgacccaaaaagaagaaaaagcaaaagcccCAGGAGGCTCCTCAGGAGAATGGAATGGAAGACCCATCTGTCTCCTCCAAacccaaaaaaaagaaatctttttccaAGGAGGAGCTGGTTAGTAGTGATCTTGAAGCGAGAGCTGGCAGTGGAAGTCCTACCAAGAGGAAGAAATCTTTCCCCAAAGAGGAACCAGATAGTGACCCTGAAGAGTCAGGAAACAAGAGGGTccccaagaaaaagaggaaattctctTCCAAGGAGGAGCCTCTCAGCAGTGGACCTGAAGAGGCTGCTCCCAGCAAGAGCAGCagctccaagaaaaagaaaaagctccaAAAGCTATCCCAGGAAAATTAG